The Flavobacterium psychrophilum genome includes a region encoding these proteins:
- a CDS encoding carbohydrate kinase encodes MNNNKSLKAVSYGEVLWDVFPDDKRIGGAPLNVALRMKSLGCYAAMISCVGKDEDGTVILDYIKKQGLDTNGISVSDAFATGTVLVHLDENRTATYDISYPSAWDKIKADTHTKNLVDDADVIIYGSLVCRDETSRTTLLQLLNSTTYKVFDVNLRKPHYSIETLDVLMQKADFIKLNDEELPEIATALGFNSDNIEKSMQFIAEKTNAKAVCVTRGKDGALLLWNGEFYSNPGYTVTVADTVGAGDSFLASLVTKLLTGTPPQKAIDFACAVGSLVASKPGANASITDVEIEQIMK; translated from the coding sequence ATGAACAACAATAAAAGCCTTAAAGCGGTTAGCTACGGCGAAGTACTTTGGGATGTTTTTCCCGATGATAAACGAATAGGCGGTGCTCCGCTTAATGTTGCCCTACGAATGAAAAGCCTGGGTTGCTATGCCGCAATGATTAGCTGCGTTGGCAAAGATGAAGACGGAACGGTAATACTTGACTACATAAAAAAACAGGGGCTTGATACAAATGGAATATCAGTCAGCGACGCTTTTGCCACAGGTACTGTACTTGTACACCTAGATGAAAACCGAACGGCTACCTACGATATAAGTTATCCATCGGCATGGGATAAAATTAAAGCTGATACTCACACTAAAAACTTAGTTGATGATGCCGATGTAATTATTTACGGAAGCCTGGTTTGCCGTGATGAGACCTCAAGAACTACCTTATTGCAATTACTCAATAGCACTACCTACAAAGTTTTTGATGTCAATTTAAGAAAGCCACATTATTCCATAGAGACGCTCGATGTATTAATGCAGAAAGCCGACTTTATAAAACTAAATGATGAGGAACTTCCTGAGATCGCCACAGCCTTGGGTTTTAATTCAGATAACATTGAGAAAAGTATGCAGTTTATCGCGGAAAAAACGAATGCTAAAGCTGTTTGCGTAACCCGTGGTAAAGACGGTGCTTTATTATTGTGGAATGGTGAATTCTACTCTAATCCGGGATATACTGTAACTGTTGCCGATACGGTTGGCGCAGGAGATTCTTTTCTTGCATCGCTCGTTACAAAACTACTAACAGGCACGCCACCTCAAAAGGCTATTGACTTTGCCTGTGCTGTGGGTTCGTTGGTTGCTTCCAAACCGGGAGCGAATGCCTCAATTACAGATGTAGAAATTGAACAAATCATGAAATAG
- a CDS encoding cytochrome C peroxidase, with product MYYNFTRIRLVAIGAIAAAATALSFSFTSDEAYTIAPAVVSKYTYEFKEAAVQMDRAAEDFRSGKISLDSLKQVLAETRISYKKIEFYLAFHYSEYVNEHINGAPLLHIEKSGTSPLVLTPEGLQVLDELVFSDEAADEKGQIAAIAKKLNSYYTILFGSLDTKSGTVKGNISAMRLQLVRMYSLGLTGFDTPGSLNAIPEAQAALEGMKAFLSENYPEAKTKSILPLFDGAIGYLEKNTSFETLDRLEIFRNYIDPLYKQLGTIEKGQEPEFIKQIAAWNPGSTSIFGNDFLNPYFFTDLKEGEDNEALRLLGKELFYDAAISGDGTMSCATCHQQGKAFADGIPKSISNVEGKTVLRNAPSLINAVYSDRYFYDLRAFTLEQQAEHVIFNPDEFNTAYSAILKKLGESKRYADQFKSVFGKGKITREKFSKALASYVLSLRSFNSQFDKYIRGESNELSQEVKNGFNLFMGKANCATCHFAPTFAGLVPPLYNENESEILGVLADPNAKSPKLDTDEGRWSNTILSEYAWIYEKSFKTNTVRNSGLTAPYFHNGAYATLEEVVEFYNNGGGGGLGLNVTNQTLSADPLNLTATEKKELVAFMKALNDVPSGK from the coding sequence ATGTACTATAATTTTACCAGAATAAGGCTCGTTGCTATTGGCGCAATAGCCGCTGCTGCCACGGCATTATCGTTCTCTTTCACGTCGGACGAAGCCTATACAATAGCTCCTGCCGTAGTTAGTAAATATACCTATGAATTTAAAGAAGCAGCAGTACAAATGGATAGGGCTGCCGAAGATTTCAGGTCAGGTAAAATAAGCCTGGATTCCCTAAAGCAGGTATTGGCAGAAACCCGTATCAGCTACAAAAAAATAGAGTTTTACCTTGCGTTTCATTACTCCGAATACGTGAATGAACATATTAACGGCGCACCATTGTTACATATAGAAAAGTCAGGTACAAGTCCGTTAGTGCTTACGCCTGAAGGTTTACAGGTACTTGATGAATTGGTTTTTTCTGATGAAGCTGCGGACGAAAAAGGGCAGATTGCAGCGATTGCTAAAAAACTGAATTCCTATTACACTATTTTATTCGGTAGTCTTGATACCAAAAGCGGAACTGTAAAAGGTAACATATCGGCGATGAGGCTTCAGCTGGTAAGAATGTATTCATTAGGCTTAACCGGCTTTGATACACCTGGATCGCTCAACGCCATTCCCGAAGCACAAGCAGCACTTGAAGGTATGAAGGCTTTTTTATCTGAAAACTATCCTGAGGCTAAAACAAAAAGTATACTTCCATTGTTTGACGGGGCTATTGGCTACCTTGAAAAAAACACCTCTTTTGAAACCTTAGACAGGCTTGAAATATTTAGAAATTATATCGATCCATTATATAAACAGCTTGGCACAATAGAAAAAGGGCAAGAGCCTGAATTCATCAAGCAGATAGCGGCATGGAATCCCGGCAGTACTTCTATTTTTGGGAATGACTTTTTGAATCCGTATTTCTTTACCGACCTGAAGGAGGGTGAAGACAATGAGGCACTTCGATTATTGGGTAAAGAATTATTTTATGATGCAGCGATAAGCGGAGACGGTACAATGAGCTGTGCTACCTGCCACCAGCAGGGTAAGGCATTTGCCGATGGTATACCAAAATCGATTAGTAATGTGGAAGGTAAAACGGTTTTGCGAAACGCCCCAAGTTTGATTAATGCGGTGTATTCCGACAGGTACTTTTATGACCTGCGCGCCTTTACACTGGAACAACAGGCAGAACACGTAATCTTTAATCCGGATGAGTTTAATACAGCCTATAGTGCTATTCTTAAAAAACTGGGTGAAAGCAAAAGATATGCAGATCAGTTTAAAAGCGTATTTGGAAAAGGAAAGATAACACGCGAAAAATTCTCAAAAGCCCTGGCATCGTATGTGCTTTCGCTACGCTCTTTTAATAGCCAGTTTGATAAATACATAAGAGGAGAAAGTAATGAGCTAAGCCAGGAAGTGAAAAATGGATTTAACCTGTTTATGGGTAAAGCCAATTGCGCTACCTGCCATTTTGCACCTACGTTTGCGGGCTTGGTTCCGCCATTGTACAATGAGAACGAAAGCGAGATATTAGGCGTGCTTGCCGACCCGAATGCTAAATCGCCAAAACTGGATACCGACGAAGGCCGATGGAGTAATACTATATTAAGTGAATACGCCTGGATCTATGAAAAATCGTTTAAGACAAATACAGTGAGAAATTCAGGGCTTACGGCCCCATACTTTCATAATGGCGCTTACGCAACACTGGAAGAAGTTGTAGAGTTTTATAACAATGGTGGCGGGGGAGGCCTCGGGCTTAATGTAACGAACCAAACTTTGTCGGCAGATCCGCTAAACCTTACTGCGACCGAGAAAAAAGAGCTTGTAGCGTTTATGAAAGCCCTAAATGATGTTCCTTCAGGAAAATAG